One part of the Phragmites australis chromosome 3, lpPhrAust1.1, whole genome shotgun sequence genome encodes these proteins:
- the LOC133913139 gene encoding uncharacterized protein LOC133913139, producing the protein MGRRLDVLLGRTSKQTARLKTLLGLAVTRLGVLRGHRQVRCAQARGDVEQLLRLGHPDRALLRAEQVIREQNALDVLLELEAYCNLVIERAALVDAHRECPEELREAAAGLVYAAARCGDLPELQEVRRLLADKFGREFVSAASELRSGCGVNAKIVQKLSTKQPSLESRQMVLQEIAIEKGTAVRVHEPPYQEPERSNQRKTKQDDERIRMPPVDDPVEDISSHSAQRYKDVEAAARAAFESAGSAAAAAKAAMELSRGEPRGAGDNRKPGRTQMNGTRKEENIDGKKFEKIGLVRNYRSEREVLPEDEANHGDFAENELKHHEHRDQVRGRPASVRTKRGGEGGLAATR; encoded by the exons ATGGGGAGGAGGCTGGACGTGCTGCTGGGGCGGACGTCGAAGCAGACGGCACGGCTCAAGACGCTGCTGGGGCTGGCCGTCACGCGGCTCGGCGTGCTGCGGGGCCATCGGCAGGTGCGGTGCGCGCAGGCGCGCGGGGACGTCGAGCAGCTGCTCCGGCTGGGGCACCCGGACCGCGCGCTGCTCCGCGCTGAGCAGGTCATCCGCGAGCAGAACGCGCTCGACGTCCTCCTCGAGCTCGAGGCCTACTGCAACCTCGTCATCGAGAGGGCCGCGCTCGTGGACGCGCACAG GGAGTGTCCGGAGGAGctgcgggaggcggcggcggggctggtgtACGCGGCGGCGAGGTGTGGGGACCTGCCGGAGCTGCAGGAGGTCCGGCGCCTGCTCGCGGACAAGTTCGGCAGGGAGTTCGTCTCCGCGGCGTCCGAGCTCCGCAGCGGCTGCGGTGTCAACGCCAAG ATCGTGCAGAAGCTGTCGACCAAGCAGCCGAGCCTCGAGAGCCGGCAGATGGTGCTCCAGGAGATCGCCATTGAGAAAGGGACCGCCGTGCGCGTCCACGAACCTCCCTACCAGGAACCGGAGCGTTCCAACCAGAGGAAGACGAAGCAGGATGACGAGAGGATCAGGATGCCACCAGTTGATGACCCGGTGGAAGACATTTCTAGCCACTCTGCGCAGAGGTACAAGGATGTGGAAGCGGCAGCTCGGGCCGCGTTCGAGTCGGCCGGCTCGGCCGCAGCCGCCGCGAAGGCCGCCATGGAGCTCTCGCGGGGTGAGCCCAGGGGAGCCGGCGACAACAGGAAGCCAGGTAGGACGCAGATGAATGGAACCAGGAAAGAGGAGAATATTGATGGGAAGAAATTTGAGAAGATTGGACTTGTTCGGAATTACCGTTCAGAGAGAGAGGTTTTGCCTGAGGATGAAGCAAATCATGGCGATTTTGCAGAGAACGAACTGAAACACCATGAACATCGAGATCAGGTCAGGGGCAGGCCGGCATCGGTCAGAAcaaagaggggaggggaggggggttTAGCTGCAACCAGATGA
- the LOC133913141 gene encoding homologous-pairing protein 2 homolog, with product MPPKSDSCEGIVLSFVNEQNRPLNSQNVADALQKFNLKKTAVQKALDALADSGQISFKEYGKQKIYIARQDQFDIPNGEELEEMKKANNRLQEELAEQKKAVSEVESEVRGLQSNLTLAEIKSKEAKLQSEVQEMEEKINKLQSGVILVKPEDKKIIEVSFSEKVNQWRKRKRMFKELWDNITENSPKDQKEFKEELGLEYDEDVGVNLQSYTDMLASLNKRRKISR from the exons ATGCCGCCTAAATCcgacagctgcgaag GGATCGTCCTTAGCTTCGTCAATGAG CAAAACAGGCCGTTGAATTCACAGAATGTAGCTGATGCACTACAGAAGTTTAATCTTAAGAAGACTGCAGTACAAAAGGCACTGGATGCATTGGCTGACAGTGGACAGATTTCCTTCAAGGAGTATGGCAAGCAGAAAATTTACATTGCTCGGCAAGATCAATTTGACATTCCAAATGGAGAAGAACTTGAGGAGATGAAGAAAGCAAATAACAGGTTACAGGAAGAACTCGCTGAACAAAAGAAAGCAGTTAGTGAGGTTGAATCTG AGGTACGAGGTCTGCAGTCAAACTTGACTTTGGCAGAGATTAAGTCGAAGGAGGCTAAATTACAAAGTGAA GTCCAGGAAatggaagaaaaaataaataaattgcaGAGTGGTGTCATCTTGGTGAAACCTGAGGACAAGAAGATCATTGAGGTTTCCTTTTCTGAGAAAGTTAATCAATGGAGAAAGCGGAAGAGGATGTTTAAGGAGCTTTGGGATAATATTACTGAGAATAGCCCAAAAGATCAGAAGGAATTTAAG GAAGAACTTGGTCTCGAGTACGACGAAGATGTCGGTGTGAACCTTCAGTCTTACACTGACATGCTGGCAAGTCTCAACAAAAGGCGAAAAATTTCCCGCTGA